A genomic stretch from Streptomyces sp. QL37 includes:
- a CDS encoding SHOCT domain-containing protein, producing the protein MNTLANHGGPGPWILFLPLVWAAVAVGVITLLRRTVRRGRRPGPRQPHGVRRGGPTGEHSPIDLLGRRFAAGEIDEDEYWRRLSVLDEPYGRYDKDGPA; encoded by the coding sequence ATGAACACGCTGGCGAACCACGGAGGGCCCGGCCCCTGGATCCTCTTCCTCCCCCTCGTCTGGGCGGCCGTCGCCGTCGGCGTCATCACGCTGCTGCGCCGCACCGTCCGGCGCGGCCGCCGCCCGGGGCCCCGGCAGCCGCACGGCGTCCGGCGGGGCGGGCCCACGGGTGAGCACTCGCCGATCGATCTCCTGGGCCGGCGGTTCGCCGCGGGGGAGATCGACGAGGACGAGTACTGGCGGAGGCTCTCCGTCCTCGACGAGCCCTACGGCCGCTACGACAAGGACGGCCCGGCGTGA
- a CDS encoding ATP-binding protein: MISEPSRHCAVELQALPSRIGQVRRIISAQLRYWHLDPLIDPAALGVTELLTNVHRHAQPDKSCTVEIELLLDRLTVSVHDHDPRLPTVCDADQSATSGRGLAMIAAVSESWGVRPSDDAGKVIWFTLPAPSFTTALPPLPVYGSTTDGPFGSDVAGLMEPTAVRTRARSAVVG; the protein is encoded by the coding sequence GTGATCAGCGAGCCAAGCAGGCACTGCGCGGTGGAGCTCCAAGCCCTGCCGTCGCGGATCGGTCAGGTCCGCAGAATCATTTCGGCGCAATTGCGCTACTGGCATCTCGATCCTCTGATCGACCCGGCAGCGCTCGGTGTCACCGAACTGCTGACCAACGTCCACCGGCACGCACAGCCGGACAAATCATGCACCGTCGAGATCGAGCTGCTGCTCGACCGGCTGACGGTCTCCGTCCACGACCACGACCCCCGGCTGCCGACCGTGTGCGACGCCGATCAGTCCGCCACCTCCGGGCGCGGGCTGGCGATGATCGCCGCGGTCAGCGAGAGCTGGGGCGTACGACCGAGTGACGACGCGGGGAAGGTCATCTGGTTCACCCTGCCCGCACCGTCGTTCACCACCGCTCTGCCCCCTCTCCCGGTGTACGGGTCGACGACCGACGGCCCGTTCGGCTCGGACGTCGCGGGGCTCATGGAGCCGACAGCGGTACGGACGCGGGCCCGGTCGGCCGTCGTCGGCTGA